The Choristoneura fumiferana chromosome Z, NRCan_CFum_1, whole genome shotgun sequence DNA window cgaacatcgcaaacgttccgctagaggcactgttcgtgtttccatacaaattgagattttaacgcgaacgcgatcgagacgtattttgtaaccgaaaacttacactaggggcacagttgttttatgtgataaacgctgcgtttAACGCTTCAATATCGAAGCGACTAATCTTACCATGTATGGAGcccttaacccttaataaggtaggggcgatttagcgaccacttgcattgagttggaaactgaaccttattaatttcgtgatacgtcacaatttccattgtaattattaaaaatgcgactagctttaaaaatattctttatcaggtatgtattcgattgctgcttttgattctgtggtagtatgctacAATAAATAGGGCCTTATTATGGGTTAAAGTGACTAGACTTCAAATTGTGTTGGCTAgattgtgtttgttttataacgtGTTTATTTTTCCAGTTGATGTGGTCGCTCTGTGGATGCATCCTGGTTTCGCTGTTGGTCGTCTTCTTCTATTACTACAAACGATGGCGAGCGAAAGGTAAATCCTACTTACTATATTATCCTACTTGTAAATCCGaaaatttgtgagtgagtatgttttttactccttcacgctgaaacggctggatggatttggatgaaacttggtatgtagatagcttgcgacgtgaaaatgaatttatttgaaaactgctcaaccttttcattccgccactGTACTATTTATGTACTAACAACAGCTGTGTATTCGCGCAATTGCTACGCAAACTGAACTGTTTTgtcaataaataagttttatgttATCACTTGTTTGTCACGCCCTTGTACATTCTGCGCGTTCGTTTTACacctaaataaatacaaatacatgtTATCATTTCATTAAAAACCAATACGATATTGTGATGTCTCTTTATTGAGCATTATTAGTTGGATGACTTCGCTATTACTTCAACATGGTTAAAGTTATTCATAAGTGCGTTCGGCAGTTATCATTACaattaatttgtactttatttatttatttataaagtacagtcacctgcatgaATAGTACAGtttagggttgtaacggaggtCTTCTTAGCGGAGGCAGAGGGGGATGCGGAGGCGACGAGTTTCACCTCCGCGTATGCGGAGGTTAAtggaggcggatgcggaggtgaaagtggatgtggcaaaaaatagtagtttatgctttatctctaatatttctaaaaaaaactgccaaatctcacttgttttCAGCGTCATCATGCATGTgagttaaataaacaattactttgtacaaaatcacaaaaaaatcgCTGTGCAATCAAACATAATACATTACAATTTCGTACGTTCAAGCAACGAGACAGGTTGATTCCTGTCGTGTGTTATTTGACATACCCCGACCGCGTTCCCGCTGCGCGCcgagataatgaaatgagaaataaacctccgttataactccgcaaaaaaaaaatgcggaggcggaggcgaagatacgatttcttgcggaacttccgtAGTAACGGAGGCGAAGGCAAAGTTCCATTACAACCCTAGTACAGTtacctgccacagcggagcgtgcaaaaatatcttaacGCATCCGACCGGAACTAGAAATAGATAGAGTATAGTATTAGATGTtcatgcacgctttgttgtgcgAGCGAGAGGTGCTGGAACgttcttttcatcacacttgctcgtaaacagtgtcgtaacatgcaggctaccttggttgcaaccccaaataaaaccctcattcaaaatgagtcattgcgcgtacaaattttcttgtcatgacgcccaaggtcggtaaatgagtcagtgcccgtactgatggcgctgcgcgcgctggcccACACGCACTCGCacgtcaggcacatgctgcgagAGGAGGGTGGCGGGCGGcgtatttccttatttaccgcccttaagacacaatgtactataaaaatCATAGCTGTaataatatgcaagttgaagtggcaatgggcgggccacatcgctcgaagaacagtaaccgttgggggagaaaagatGGAGAAaattcctcgagtggcgaccgagAAGCGgaaggcgaagcgttggcaggccccGCAGTTGGcaggactgacgacatcgtaaaAACAATCAGTGGGtgcaagtaaataaacaaaataaataaatgatgacgatgaccctgtatttatttaaacataaaacgTGTTTCCGTTTGTTTACGCAAGTGTCCTGATGCGGAAACGGAGCGAATGTTAAGTTAACCTTTACGATGCTTCAACAAAAGATGACAAAGGCACCGCCCGCAGCGCTGTTCAAACGTTGACCTTTATGCCCACTACATAGCCTAGGGCtgggtttccaccagagataatGTACAGACGAGTCCACAAACATgtcagcaaaaatttgatcaaaaatatctgaacacgcttctacgccgttaacaatagagttgtgttcagatatttttgaccaaagttttgctcacaagcttatgaacttgactgtacgagATAGCTGAACGGAGCGAAGTAGTGGAACGTTGTGTTGTTACTGTTTCCAcaagataatttaatattgtaatttataatgtacTAGCTTTCGCCTGTGGCTaagcccgcgtggaattcagttatcgcgcgctgtttccttgggaactgtgcatttttccgggataaaaagtagcctatgtcactctctggtccataaactatctctatgccaaaaatcatgttgacccgtcgctccgtttcgacgtgaaagacggacaaacatacacacaaacatacaaacgtacacactttcgcatttataatgttaaatttggattagtatggattttattggagcgtgtatttttgatactacttCCCTCAAACTGTAaacagacgaagatttaagtgctgtgaaccgatatcaaaacaaattgttaatttagaattaactaccagagcataattaatttttgaaatattttcgagcagcacaataatttgatacgagagagaagcgttctgtgacagctgtcacgtcaaaaAGTGccacgttttaaaaaaataaataaagtagtatcacgtagcgtacattgcgtgctaattaattttgtaaggaaaataatgagTCTAATTTTCTtacttaaacataataaaatgtgataattaggCCTTTCCTAACTATACCCTTAAAGtctgaggtagtatcaaaaatacacgctgtatatttcgtttaaaaatgactttctgccaagtttcttgcggcgcattcttctggGCAAAAATACCGCCGAAATGCAtgttacgttttattttttagctttCGACGACGGCACCGAATcggataattattatttcttgtatTCGTTATTGTGAGGCCGAGGCTTGTgctaatcaaaattaaaaaagaagacTAGAACAGGCAGCAGCTAGTTTATTGTACTAGTttatgcccgcggcttcgctcgcgcagaatgtgggctatcgttttttgtctcactagatggcgcactgtagcgcgagttttttaagtatggcttttaagtctgttattacgggcgtgaaaataaagtttagattaaaatcatatttaatacaccttaaaaccgtaccataaaaatatcgagcatgccacagtgttgcatagtccccgttttgttcggaaaagaGGAGGAccaaggtttccgaaagacaaaactgtctcaaaacacagacattcattgccccggaacgcatatttgctataatttagtttcagatattgcaaaatattcacaaatttattctaattataaataaacccgcgctgctcacccaaaaactatgagatttgacatttcggggacctcacgctacactagcgcctctagtggcgaattcacacgcgatagccctcattgtatgttatgtacctatactgATGTAGCTTAAACCTGTTTTGATCCCACAGAAACCATACATTATTGcgagataaaaaatagcctatacgTTAacccagggtatatattacctgtatgtccaaatttcatgcaaatccgttcagtagctTTTGcgtaaaagagtaacaaacatccatccatacaaacgttcgcgtttacaatattagtaagaaGTGTGACGGGATCTCAGTTGGGCGTGTAATTTAAACAGTTATATATGACACAggtatttattaacagaaacaaTTATAATACAATAGTCAAAATGTTACCAACCTTACTCAAAGACGTCTCGTTCCGAAGTAAGTCAAATCAAAAGACAACCGACCGTAAGTGACGTAGCCCTCCTTCCTTCACTTTGACATAAGCAACAGTGTTGCCACTGCTTATTAGGTTATAATTGATGggtatcattgatagtcccgtTACAGAAGTAagatctttttcgtggtcttgtAGAACTGCTGAACGGCGCTGCATCGTCGGTCGGGGAGCCGGCGAAGCGTTTCCGCAAACGCGACAAGATGCTGTTCTACGGGCGTCGGATGCTGCGCAAAGTGAAGTCTATATCCAACTCGGGCCAGGGGCGCAAGCGGCGAGCTGTTATGCGCTTCGCGAGGAAACTGCTGCAGCTGAAGAAGGAGTCGGCGCCGGAACAGCTCAAGGTAAGGGCGAGATTGTTAGGTATCCTTTTGcatagaggtgagacgtatttactggaataggttttggcttggacgcgtgagtacgcgttcccgcccgcgatacttttagcgtacgagtatttaggaggaGGCTGaaaacgttccgccaacttgaaaacggGCATGATGCGTGCGCTCACTGCGCTCGCGCTTGGAACTATTCCCAAAACGTCCGGGAACTTCGGGTGTTCGGGATCGCCCGACTCGCCCTAGCCACTGCGTGAGGAATTCCAGGAAAAACGAGCGATTTATCATTTGTTCAAATCACACTCACACCCACACACTCACACTCTTAGCATGAACACAAAAAGGTCCAGTTTCTTTTGATTACatttcggtagttcgatattcgtaaaactactaaaactagtccggtgtatacgcaatcacggaagcgcatttacgggaatattttgtttacgcaatgagtcaattgagttaagtactcgtagatactcgtggacctagtctttggatctagtctttttgtggacgcgtactcgcaagactcagtccgcgttttgcctagtacgtctcacctctacttttgcaaaaaacaattactttgctcatagTCGAAATATcccaaacgggacttatcacgctaacacacacgagtaatattgaactcgacgtttcgaccacattatagtggccgtggtcacgagtagaatgaagtgtcaagtctgcctagcagcgcgagtccttcgaactacccgcactcggtaatttttatttgttaccccacactttagtctactcgtgaccatggccactgtaatgtggtcgaaacgtcgaggtaaatattactcgtgtgtgttagcgtgataagtcccgtttgtggtattttgactatgtgtGAAAATCACGACAGTTTTAAACGTTAAATTACTttgttaaggtcgcgggtgaacctTATGTATGATAGCTTTAGCTTTATACAAGAAATGTGTTTATGCAGGTCCTCCACCTCCACTCTggacaaacccatctatcaccaccaccacactatactcGACGCGATTCGAACTTAAgaggatcccatgccccaatgaccttcgatctgaattccttagttttctaatgatttttgtagcttattatattaacaacaacggctttaagcaatatagtatcccatatttacttcaaagttcattgttttcgagatatttggcatcaaagatGAACAATTTTAGgtcaaaaaactgttttctggccataacttttgtgttaattagtttcaaatgaaaaccctcgaccagtttttagagacgtcaaagacgaacccaaatatatAGATTTCGTACATGTTCGATCTGTCAcatcaatagagatacgaaataagtgttttttcagacaatgtttaaaaaaagcatacaaaattaagtattcgctttttcaaaatccggtaaactaaaaatgagacaaaaaaaattgcgagaaccgatagccgtttgacttataattctatctgtagtgcaaaagtataGAATACGATTAGAGTCTCAAATCATTCCATCTTGAATGTTGACATAACGTCCCCCCTTTCTAGGTCCTGGAGCCACCAGCGGAGTATCTGGAGGAGGATCTGACCAGCGACGACCGCGTGCCCCCGATGCCCTTTACATTGCTGCACAGCATCAGGGTCTTCGGCACTTCGAGAAGCCAGTGTTCCTCATGTGTGCAAGCATACGGAGATACTGAATCTGCCCGCCCGGGGCGTTCCTGTTCAAAGTCGGTTAGTGGAATCAGCACAGAACCAAAATGGCTGCCGGTGACCTTGGGCGTACGAACGAACAAGGCCACCTCTCCGTCCTTCATGCTTTCCTCCATGTTTTGTCAAAGAAATGCcactagatttttattttttgtcgatTATTGTACACATCCGTATGTTGTTACAGGGGATACTGACGAGAACGTGTATGTCGTCCAAAACGGTCGTGTTAACGTGTATATAACGAATCAGGACGGCAGCAGTCTGTCGCTCAAGGTCGTCAGAGCGGGAGAGAGCGTCACGTCGCTGCTCAGCTTTACTGATGTGCTCACGGTAAGATATCATGAAGGTGTATGTCGTGTATATAACGAATCAGGACGGCAGCAGTCTGTCGCTCAAGGTCGTCAGAGCGGGAGAGAGCGTCGCGTCGCTGCTCAGTTTACTGATGTGCTCACGGTAAGATATCATGAACGTGTATGTCGTGTATATAAACAAATGCAGACGGCAGCAGTCTGTCGTTCAAGGTCGTCAGAGCGGGAGAGAGCGTCGCGTCGCTGCTCTCAGTTTTACTGATGTGCTCACGGTAAGATATCATGAACGTGTATGTCGTGTATATAACAAATCCAGACGGCAGCAGTCTGTCGTTCAAGGTCGTCAGAGCGGGAGAGAGCGTCACGTCGCTGCTCAGTTTTACTGATGTGCTCACGGTAAGATATCATGAANNNNNNNNNNNNNNNNNNNNNNNNNNNNNNNNNNNNNNNNNNNNNNNNNNNNNNNNNNNNNNNNNNNNNNNNNNNNNNNNNNNNNNNNNNNNNNNNNNNNNNNNNNNNNNNNNNNNNNNNNNNNNNNNNNNNNNNNNNNNNNNNNNNNNNNNNNNNNNNNNNNNNNNNNNNNNNNNNNNNNNNNNNNNNNNNNNNNNNNNNNNNNNNNNNNNNNNNNNNNNNNNNNNNNNNNNNNNNNNNNNNNNNNNNNNNNNNNNNNNNNNNNNNNNNNNNNNNNNNNNNNNNNNNNNNNNNNNNNNNNNNNNNNNNNNNNNNNNNNNNNNNNNNNNNNNNNNNNNNNNNNNNNNNNNNNNNNNNNNNNNNNNNNNNNNNNNNNNNNNNNNNNNNNNNNNNNNNNNNNNNNNNNNNNNNNNNNNNNNNNNNNNNNNNNNNNNNNNNNNNNNNNNNNNNNNNNNNNNNNNNNNNNNNNNNNNNNNNNNNNNNNNNNNNNNNNNNNNNNNNNNNNNNNNNNNNNNNNNNNNNNNNNNNNNNNNNNNNNNNNNNNNNNNNNNNNNNNNNNNNNNNNNNNNNNNNNNNNNNNNNNNNNNNNNNNNNNNNNNNNNNNNNNNNNNNNNNNNNNNNNNNNNNNNNNNNNNNNNNNNNNNNNNNNNNNNNNNNNNNNNNNNNNNNNNNNNNNNNNNNNNNNNNNNNNNNNNNNNNNNNNNNNNNNNNNNNNNNNNNNNNNNNNNNNNNNNNNNNNNNNNNNNNNNNNNNNNNNNNNNNNNNNNNNNNNNNNNNNNNNNNNNNNNNNNNNNNNNNNNNNNNNNNNNNNNNNNNNNNNNNNNNNNNNNNNNNNNNNNNNNNNNNNNNNNNNNNNNNNNNNNNNNNNNNNNNNNNNNNNNNNNNNNNNNNNNNNNNNNNNNNNNNNNNNNNNNNNNNNNNNNNNNNNNNNNNNNNNNNNNNNNNNNNNNNNNNNNNNNNNNNNNNNNNNNNNNNNNNNNNNNNNNNNNNNNNNNNNNNNNNNNNNNNNNNNNNNNNNNNNNNNNNNNNNNNNNNNNNNNNNNNNNNNNNNNNNNNNNNNNNNNNNNNNNNNNNNNNNNNNNNNNNNNNNNNNNNNNNNNNNNNNNNNNNNNNNNNNNNNNNNNNNNNNNNNNNNNNNNNNNNNNNNNNNNNNNNNNNNNNNNNNNNNNNNNNNNNNNNNNNNNNNNNNNNNNNNNNNNNNNNNNNNNNNNNNNNNNNNNNNNNNNNNNNNNNNNNNNNNNNNNNNNNNNNNNNNNNNNNNNNNNNNNNNNNNNNNNNNNNNNNNNNNNNNNNNNNNNNNNNNNNNNNNNNNNNNNNNNNNNNNNNNNNNNNNNNNNNNNNNNNNNNNNNNNNNNNNNNNNNNNNNNNNNNNNNNNNNNNNNNNNNNNNNNNNNNNNNNNNNNNNNNNNNNNNNNNNNNNNNNNNNNNNNNNNNNNNNNNNNNNNNNNNNNNNNNNNNNNNNNNNNNNNNNNNNNNNNNNNNNNNNNNNNNNNNNNNNNNNNNNNNNNNNNNNNNNNNNNNNNNNNNNNNNNNNNNNNNNNNNNNNNNNNNNNNNNNNNNNNNNNNNNNNNNNNNNNNNNNNNNNNNNNNNNNNNNNNNNNNNNNNNNNNNNNNNNNNNNNNNNNNNNNNNNNNNNNNNNNNNNNNNNNNNNNNNNNNNNNNNNNNNNNNNNNNNNNNNNNNNNNNNNNNNNNNNNNNNNNNNNNNNNNNNNNNNNNNNNNNNNNNNNNNNNNNNNNNNNNNNNNNNNNNNNNNNNNNNNNNNNNNNNNNNNNNNNNNNNNNNNNNNNNNNNNNNNNNNNNNNNNNNNNNNNNNNNNNNNNNNNNNNNNNNNNNNNNNNNNNNNNNNNNNNNNNNNNNNNNNNNNNNNNNNNNNNNNNNNNNNNNNNNNNNNNNNNNNNNNNNNNNNNNNNNNNNNNNNNNNNNNNNNNNNNNNNNNNNNNNNNNNNNNNNNNNNNNNNNNNNNNNNNNNNNNNNNNNNNNNNNNNNNNNNNNNNNNNNNNNNNNNNNNNNNNNNNNNNNNNNNNNNNNNNNNNNNNNNNNNNNNNNNNCGTAGTCTTTCACAGCAAATTTGGACGAAAGGCTGCCAAAAACCTGCGAATATAATCCTTGaataagtttgttttaattaaatattgatgaagtagtatatcaataaaatgaaaataaggaATTTTAAGGAATTTTTAATGACTGATAATTTTAGtaatgatttgataaaacaAAACAGCACTTTCTAATGATCTTACCTTTCCATTCTTCACGTTAGAGGTTATTTTACAAGTGAAAGTGACTCCAGATTTGCTTTTAGTCTTCAAGTTGACTTTTAAAACACCCAATTGGAAGCCCTTGGCAATgacactattattatttattcaggaAACCACTAGATTTTCCTGAATGAGTAAATTAAGAAAGGGCTGAATNNNNNNNNNNNNNNNNNNNNNNNNNNNNNNNNNNNNNNNNNNNNNNNNNNNNNNNNNNNNNNNNNNNNNNNNNNNNNNNNNNNNNNNNNNNNNNNNNNNNatatgtaggtagttggatgtctgaaataacacataagctactatttattccgatattcccacgggatagggataaaatctcgaaatactaacctgggcttagagtcatgaaatttggtatgttaggtaactggacatctggaataacacttaagtgactttttgaaccgatattcttacgggataactagggataaatctcgaaataacaaccactgggcttagagccatgaaatttggtatgtaggtagctggacctctggaataacacataggctactttttattccgatattcccacgggatagggataaaatctcgaaataacaaccgctgggcttagaggcatgaaatttggtatgtaggtagcggacgtctggaataacacatacgctactttttatccgatatttccacgggatagttttgtaactaacggaccccatacatccgtgtattattgtattattatttttattttttttttaaatgtatacttactgtagtttttaagtattttatttgtacttattttattttgaaaaaatgactttctgccaagcttcttgcggcgcattcttcttggcaatgatggtctttccgaacagtgctggtatttaaaaaaattacgtgtaaaagtgccattgcggctatttactgaataagtgatatgaatttgaattaggatagggaaaatttttgaaaattttagcactgggttagagtctttgtacagttattcacaacacaacctcaattgAAACCACggatataaatttggaaatttccaggggaattttgtaagatccgaaaatttcaattgcaactaccagaccgaatagttacgcgtgcgaagccgcgggtaaagctagtaaaaataaatatcatgggacacttgacaccaattgacctagtcccaaactaagtaaagcttgtactatggatactaggcaacggataaaacatccaggacccgagaacaaacattcgtattattcatacaaatatctgccccggccgggaatcgcacccgggacctcaagcttcgtagtaaggttctctaaccacttggccataaTGTCGCTTAAGTCCAACTTTCAAGttaacagacacgtctattggcattattgttttatgattatGGACATGCAAACGACATTCAACTTTAGGGtaatagaccacatatttggctgatggtacatttttATAACCcgagtcacagaataagtaatagtacaactTGCCCGAGTAGGAAAACATTGAAACATACTAAAGCAGCGTtaccaccaataatgtgcgaggatgtgttgcgaaggaTATGttttaaccaatagaaacgcttcatttacacatcctcgcacagcacatctctggtggaaacagctgagcggagcgaggtgaGGTAAATGAATTCAATTCACGATCTCATTGCCACTGTCATAATTTGTTAATGTTGAAGTATGTTGTAGAAGTTCAAattcagtggtcggattgacttgaaatttgttaagattggttttttggaatctttttgtattttttatttcaattccaaatttttacttttacggtcatcccgtaaaaccgaaattgtaaatacaaactgaaatatagatgcacagaaaaaacagaaaaattaagaccatcactgggaatcgaacccaggtcctcggtaatccgtaccgcgtgctataccgctacaccactgatgtcATCAGATGGACCATCGGTGGTTAGCGGTATAGcacggtacggattaccgaggacctggttcgattcccagtgatggtctaatttttctgtttttttcggcattatatttcagtttgtattacattttgaaatttgttGTTCAGTATGCAGGTTAGACGatcaggtacagtcaacaaaaagtgcagtcagcgaAAAGATtgtcgtaataataataatgtctaataatataacacacacacattcgtAGCAcattattaacaataataattttatgtaaaatttaagTCTTGAATAACAGCGTCGATAACGAATTATCTGTAATCTATCTATAGGAAGTTAGCCATAGCCACacaataactttttgttaagtttaaggggctgtttcaccatccattgattagtgttaaggttaactgacggttaaatgtgatgccgtctctatttgttttgttcgaatagacggagacggcatcacatttaaccgtcagttaacactaatcaatggatggtgaaacagcccctaagtcttaaATGACGGTGTCGATAACGAATTATCTGTAATCTATAGGAAGTTAGCCAGAGCTACACGTTTCAAGATCAATATCTATAGATAAGCAACGATGCCTATTATATATCTAACGTGATGTCATTGGCATGATAAGAGACCATGCAAATTAGAACGTCGAGGTTTCTGATAAGTGATAACACATCAAGGATAATCGTATTGTTCGACGATCTTCGCAAATAGTTGGAGGTTGTATTataataggcggtcttatcgcttaaaggCAATCAACTCCAGACAACCACACTTGCACTTAACGGTTTTTGCATTCGGTCTTTAATGGTCTCCGCATAGTTATTAACGCGGAGTCGGCTTGAGGCGGTCGACGCGAGACGTCGAATACCGACGGATcatccagtaccactaccatgagtttacagtgaccgtactcgatagcgacggcgtaaattatttgtatagagaattgtacagcgcctctacaaataacttacgccgtcgctatcgagtacggtcactgtaaactcatggtagtggtaggtTGGGGATGCTGTGTCGGTGCTGTTGCGCccttctgggaaattgcatacgtttttataataaaattccaaaatatattacaaattaaacggatacaaaattcagatctattgtcaagacatcaatat harbors:
- the LOC141440579 gene encoding neuropathy target esterase sws-like, translated to MDVVGLLNNINEKADMFAVKTWTSEWSNNFQENQLMWSLCGCILVSLLVVFFYYYKRWRAKELLNGAASSVGEPAKRFRKRDKMLFYGRRMLRKVKSISNSGQGRKRRAVMRFARKLLQLKKESAPEQLKVLEPPAEYLEEDLTSDDRVPPMPFTLLHSIRVFGTSRSQCSSWDTDENVYVVQNGRVNVYITNQDGSSLSLKVVRAGESVTSLLSFTDVLTDGSSLSLKVVRAGESVASLLSLLMCSR